The Pochonia chlamydosporia 170 chromosome 1, whole genome shotgun sequence genome window below encodes:
- a CDS encoding FluG domain-containing protein (similar to Colletotrichum gloeosporioides Nara gc5 XP_007287118.1), whose protein sequence is MPGTVVRRSRANGPPNHHAKFLERFAAKEAQRRVPRPAPLSAEEHAANRKRLSKVRFVKPKYSEETMINITGIFKKWKRYCDENKVGDWEQTIRSLSRETTMDFFLFVCGNYNVKSWGTSEEYVRQFQQLYTTVTGQYMNRNDSKEVYKYHHNVLVPRFGLRAPNIDGKAVLNVDSLRVILTYNIAYDTGAFDLERHRIQLAGCYQILCYTGARPAELVNGERKKPKDGSIEKLFGQKVVQSADDASEDAADALDEESQKVEELLSMETTKRGRPKALCYEDILMMLVRHPVTGLPVLAMAIKFIHHKGADKKPKPTIFFFTPSKKLIFCPITVVLALALHDRAFDAPSLTNASRVFESQVWGPTECTPLRWREEMLKVPVFRRVRGCDLSTNEAMLYSKLSYDMGRQSLDSGHEKAWTPRFARRGAANAADGDAPDSVRDQMMRHDPRFSTFFSAYLNEIARFDLQNAFLEEEKQDQLFRMFAHVSLTRDPRATRDMVPDEVWAQVPPDPDITELEEERAQLKQGQYRIAGSVHEDKIRELTDKIRTKKAEREKRIAKDYREYYFYHRPTWDIEAQARGEVEEQYEEPVIELVIPERARLSEILCFQPKDLTEEQIACIRIEAVDLMVALCDKRDTGKVSQTRPRPPPQPRVQQFIKEESPAFEAWCEPSLFPLLMHASQCPDCIGDERLTAAERTFQWCRPTIRNDHFDDQHLTDREAIEQRGEALVCKHPKCRNETFKHLDHFRNHVKSVHNVLLRTSEQVNRRRMRQEQRRQMVREAKSQRQQGVHRTKLAR, encoded by the exons ATGCCTGGTACAGTGGTACGTCGTTCAAGGGCTAACGGCCCGCCGAATCACCATGCCAAGTTCCTCGAGCGTTTTGCTGCCAAAGAGGCGCAACGGAGGGTTCCAAGGCCGGCACCTCTTTCAGCAGAGGAACATGCTGCGAATCGGAAGCGACTAAGCAAAGTCCGCTTCGTCAAGCCGAAGTACTCAGAAGAGACCATGATCAATATCACTGGCATTTTCAAGAAGTGGAAAAG GTACTGCGATGAGAATAAAGTTGGTGACTGGGAGCAGACGATCCGGTCTCTATCTCGAGAAACTACGATggacttcttcctcttcgtgTGCGGTAACTACAATGTCAAGTCGTGGGGCACTTCGGAGGAGTACGTGCgccagttccagcagctgTACACGACGGTCACGGGCCAATACATGAATCGGAACGACAGTAAAGAAGTGTATAAG TACCACCACAATGTATTAGTTCCTAGATTTGGCCTCCGTGCGCCGAACATTGATGGGAAGGCTGTCCTAAACGTCGACAGTCTGCGAGTCATTCTAACGTATAATATCGCTTACGACACCGGCGCATTCGACCTCGAGCGGCATCGCATTCAACTGGCCGGCTGCTACCAAATTCTTTGCTATACTGGAGCGCGGCCGGCCGAACTAGTAAACGGTGAAAGGAAGAAGCCCAAGGACGGCTCCATCGAAAAGCTATTCGGGCAGAAGGTCGTCCAGTCAGCCGATGATGCCTCGGAAGATGCCGCAGATGCCTTAGATGAAGAGTCGCAGAAGGTAGAGGAGCTGCTTTCCATGGAAACAACAAAGCGCGGACGGCCAAAGGCTCTTTGTTATGAGGACATTCTTATGATGCTTGTCCGTCATCCTGTCACAGGACTGCCTGTCCTGGCTATGGCGATTAAGTTCATTCATCACAAGGGAGCCGATAAAAAGCCCAAGCC GactattttcttcttcactcCGAGCAAGAAGTTGATCTTTTGCCCCATTACAGTGGTTCTCGCCCTTGCGTTGCATGACCGCGCCTTCGACGCACCAAGCCTGACCAATGCATCCCGTGTGTTCGAATCACAGGTTTGGGGTCCGACCGAGTGCACGCCGCTTCGGTGGAGAGAGGAGATGCTGAAGGTGCCAGTTTTCCGCCGCGTTCGAGGCTGTGACCTCTCTACCAACGAGGCTATGCTATATTCAAAGCTGAGTTACGACATGGGGCGGCAAAGTCTCGATTCTGGGCATGAAAAGGCTTGGACACCAAGATTTGCTCGCAGAGGCGCCGCCAATGCGGCCGATG GTGACGCGCCCGATTCAGTTCGTGACCAGATGATGCGGCATGACCCTAGGTTTTCTACCTTCTTTAGTGCGTACTTGAATGAGATTGCGAGGTTCGACCTCCAAAATGCCTTCCTAgaagaggagaagcaggATCAGTTATTTCGGATGTTTGCCCACGTGAGCCTCACCCGAGACCCTCGAGCAACCCGCGATATGGTGCCGGACGAAGTATGGGCTCAGGTGCCACCTGATCCAGATATCACGGAACTAGAAGAAGAGCGCGCGCAACTCAAGCAGGGCCAGTATCGGATTGCTGGTAGTGTACATGAAGACAAAATACGGGAGCTCACAGACAAAATCAGAACGAAAAAGGCAGAGCGAGAGAAGCGAATTGCCAAAGACTATCGCGAGTATTACTTCTATCATCGTCCAACTTGGGACATCGAGGCCCAGGCTCGCGGGGAGGTCGAAGAGCAGTACGAAGAGCCTGTTATTGAGCTCGTCATTCCCGAACGCGCCAGGCTGTCCGAGATACTCTGCTTTCAGCCCAAGGACTTGACGGAAGAACAAATCGCTTGTATCAGAATAGAGGCAGTCGACTTGATGGTCGCGCTCTGCGACAAAAGGGACACCGGTAAAGTCAGCCAAACTCGGCCAAGGCCTCCACCCCAACCCCGAGTACAGCAATTTATCAAGGAAGAATCACCCGCGTTTGAAGCTTGGTGCGAGCCCAGCCTCTTCCCTCTTCTCATGCATGCAAGCCAATGTCCAGATTGTATCGGCGACGAGCGATTGACAGCCGCAGAGCGCACGTTTCAGTGGTGTCGCCCGACCATACGAAATGATCACTTTGACGACCAGCACCTGACAGACCGCGAAGCTATCGAGCAGCGAGGGGAAGCGCTTGTTTGTAAACATCCTAAATGTAGAAATGAGACGTTTAAGCATTTAGATCATTTCAGAaaccatgtcaagtctgtccACAATGTCCTTTTGAGAACCTCGGAGCAGGTAAATCGTAGAAGAATGAGACAGGAACAACGTCGCCAGATGGTCCGGGAGGCGAAATCACAGCGCCAGCAAGGAGTCCACAGGACGAAATTGGCCAGGTGA
- a CDS encoding mutator-like element transposase (similar to Talaromyces stipitatus ATCC 10500 XP_002481393.1), with the protein MAQAVFPDDVLPSEGVYDSRASLLAAINSWAKPRGYAFTTGKSSKTPNGRVKVVFACDRNKPPPSTLIERKRRTCSRGTGCEFSVLAKESLDGASWVLSHRQGQQYVLHNHPPSEDPSAHPSHRQLSEKDIQDISNLTASGAAPREIRTYLHNNSNTLATQKDVYNQIGAARRDLREGQSSIQALVNRLHEEGFWCQIRLDSDNRVTAIFFAHPDSIAYLQCNPDVLLLDCTYKTNKHSMPLLDMVGVDACERSFCVAFAFLSGETEDDYLWALQHLRSLYQRDLPSVVLTDRCQAAINAAATSFPLSKGLLCTWHVNKAVLQHCRPAFLTDKNQGEKRWDEFYAFWHSIVASPNETIFQERLTSFERKYAKNYTEAVGYIRTTWLDPFKERIVRAWVDKHLHFGNVATSRQVAYGMIEDGVTNSSPRAEGIHSLIKAHIKISTLDLFDVWQAMRPAVTNQLKELKYMRASQQVSMPLDVSGVLFEAVRGWVSHKALRKVLEQRQLLSKPLKAACTKTFTSSFGLPCVHTLKRLEEEGRTLSLQHFHPHWHLKRDVSQPQPMLEPRAVSSQFNRRRNRSVTSTRREPSAFEAIQETMRPKAQPTCSRCHALGHIMTSKACPLRYEELFQVSEQATEVAAQITQTISAATVAPAATETTSVQAAVGQVEADLTTAVQVLAGHTGEGQIETVQELDGLVDHAAASQTSTIEEVADCIVVVQTVADQVAAAETMAAPELRYDDPRAIHHRYVEARQAWYNAQPRGSIKTNQQYRKAMGLPQRYDKVSYKWCLDWKQMGKQRMMQRGPREWTKEEMMAYLDWSRAEEVRVEALVAAEMEGEPFSNRRGMREIWEAAAADCDAQQALYLGQ; encoded by the coding sequence ATGGCCCAAGCAGTATTCCCTGATGACGTGCTCCCATCGGAGGGTGTATACGATTCACGCGCATCACTCCTTGCCGCTATAAATTCCTGGGCAAAGCCCAGAGGCTACGCCTTTACCACCGGAAAATCTTCCAAGACTCCAAATGGCCGTGTTAAAGTTGTTTTTGCTTGTGATCGGAATAAGcctccaccaagcacatTAATCGAACGAAAACGCCGGACATGTAGCCGCGGAACAGGGTGCGAGTTCTCAGTGCTCGCGAAAGAATCCCTAGACGGGGCCTCTTGGGTCCTGAgccatcgacaaggccaacaaTACGTGCTACACAACCACCCGCCAAGCGAAGACCCATCTGCACACCCATCACATCGCCAGCTTAGCGAGAAAGATATTCAAGATATCTCAAATCTTACTGCCTCTGGAGCTGCGCCTCGCGAAATCAGGACCTATCTCCACAACAATTCCAATACTCTTGCAACTCAGAAAGATGTATACAATCAGATTGGAGCTGCAAGGAGGGATCTACGCGAGGGCCAGAGCAGCATACAGGCACTAGTCAACCGATTGCATGAGGAGGGGTTCTGGTGCCAGATCCGGTTGGATTCAGATAATCGGGTTACGGCAATCTTTTTTGCCCATCCGGACTCTATTGCATACCTCCAATGTAATCCCGATGTCCTGCTACTAGACTGTACCTACAAGACAAATAAGCACAGTATGCCActtcttgacatggttggcgttgatgctTGCGAGCGATCTTTCtgtgttgcttttgcctttctctccGGAGAGACAGAAGACGACTACTTATGGGCATTGCAACATCTCAGATCGCTCTATCAGCGTGACCTTCCTTCCGTTGTTTTGACAGATCGATGCCAAGCCGCGATCAATGCTGCAGCAACCTCGTTCCCTTTGTCCAAGGGTCTGCTTTGCACTTGGCACGTCAATAAGGCGGTGTTACAGCATTGCCGGCCGGCTTTTCTGACTGACAAGAACCAGGGAGAGAAGAGGTGGGATGAGTTCTACGCATTCTGGCATTCAATTGTAGCCTCACCGAATGAAACGATATTTCAAGAGCGTCTGACTTCATTTGAGCGTAAATATGCTAAGAATTATACAGAAGCAGTGGGATATATCAGGACAACCTGGCTTGACCCGTTTAAAGAGAGGATCGTCAGAGCATGGGTCGACAAACACTTACactttggcaatgtggcTACCTCAAGGCAGGTGGCTTATGGAATGATAGAAGATGGAGTGACTAATTCATCTCCCAGGGCCGAAGGAATCCATTCATTGATCAAAGCACATATTAAGATATCCACCTTGGATCTCTTTGATGTTTGGCAAGCCATGAGACCTGCTGTAACAAATcagctgaaggagctgaagtATATGCGGGCTTCTCAGCAAGTATCAATGCCACTAGACGTCTCTGGAGTGTTGTTCGAGGCAGTAAGGGGCTGGGTGTCCCATAAGGCATTGCGTAAAGTACTAGAACAACGGCAATTGCTTTCAAAGCCACTCAAAGCTGCCTGTACTAAGACCTTCACATCTTCATTTGGACTGCCGTGTGTTCATACTCTGAAGaggcttgaggaagaaggccgAACCCTCTCGCTACAGCACTTTCATCCCCACTGGCACTTAAAGCGAGATGTAtctcagccacagccaaTGCTAGAGCCTAGAGCAGTGTCAAGTCAGTTTAACCGGAGGCGCAATCGGTCAGTGACAAGTACAAGGCGAGAGCCTAGCGCATTCGAAGCGATTCAAGAAACAATGCGGCCAAAGGCGCAACCTACATGCAGCAGATGCCACGCATTGGGTCACATCATGACTTCGAAGGCATGCCCTCTGCGATATGAAGAGCTCTTCCAGGTATCAGAACAAGCTACAGAAGTGGCGGCACAGATAACGCAGACGATATCAGCTGCAACagtggcaccagcagccacagaGACAACTTCAGTTCAGGCCGCTGTAGGTCAGGTAGAGGCAGATCTGACGACAGCAGTTCAAGTACTGGCGGGCCACACAGGAGAGGGCCAGATAGAGACAGTCCAGGAGTTGGACGGATTGGTAGATCATGCGGCGGCAAGCCAGACATCTACAATTGAGGAAGTTGCAGACTGCATCGTGGTCGTCCAGACAGTGGCAGACCAGGTTGCAGCGGCAGAGACGATGGCAGCGCCAGAGCTGAGATACGACGACCCGCGAGCCATTCACCACAGATATGTTGAAGCTAGACAAGCTTGGTACAATGCGCAGCCTCGGGGCAGTATTAAAACTAACCAGCAGTATCGGAAGGCAATGGGTCTGCCTCAACGGTACGATAAAGTAAGCTACAAGTGGTGTCTTGATTGGAAACAGATGGGCAAGCAACGTATGATGCAGAGAGGCCCCAGAGAGTGGACtaaggaggagatgatggcgtatCTTGATTGGAGCAGGGCAGAGGAGGTTCGTGTTGAGGCACTGGTagcggctgagatggaaggCGAACCCTTCTCTAACAGAAGAGGTATGCGTGAGATCTGGgaggcagcggcagcggaTTGTGATGCACAACAGGCATTGTACTTAGGTCAGTAG
- a CDS encoding kinase domain-containing protein: MVGISNADESYEQQVHGYRPIGCGNNGEVVVEVSCKELGYQGMVCVQEFSGPDVENRLNFVRRLRHQNLVNVLGIFRDINAVHKASVTFEFMPVVMIDLCGQVHSYLNEIRLAAIVGQVCQGLAFLENAELQNTVISKRSVLGDLNVSVKIRVQPWCEPCYHPPQLLAFAQHVMFPWKLRPNMVEDETKWAENSYAMDFWRKLPCATSMGGVVKLIDCVLSDDRCRQLLIQRLQPAIMREQRPTLQNISLSTPASTPRPERFVTEEAAVIERCDPPLCEKPPCDNASLRANSPLSTHCGDNVPANLNPNEEVVRDRGQTPEEMNAPSYPSPSPTPRPQRRSRVTDGKDSVASTEQPARKRRRTNEKEKDTERMQASSSSSSSSSIQPPRKVRGPGKKKKKVVPEFRTLKEPLRRQISEYTEQDAIRDVGRLIDAFVSQSVEEAMIDSTGSWVSKMKCHIDFCDRLQAKGKALTIRGLVQRRFNVLLLIAEFLRLKKEEKEGKRSGDIASEIKKGLFPNKTRGKANSEWDNIYREGKVLYDAVQENGFGVLIFPLCGVTKKSLNGVSHQSMTDFIDYIDKCQPNLKERLRNLSYILPRLMTQGLPPGGLGVDTLDLDGTDAINRCCPLPPGVDAAELHTAMSFTVIPSWPKQAAVDVVSFQDNDSPTDQGELPSQVSWNLPSEANGLYGVDYDLGSGDTLDQQFLA; this comes from the exons ATGGTTGGCATAAGCAACGCTGACGAGTCTTACGAGCAGCAGGTGCATGGCTACCGACCGATTGGGTGTGGCAACAACGGCGAGGTAGTTGTGGAAGTATCCTGTAAGGAATTGGGCTACCAGGGAATGGTCTGCGTACAAGAATTTTCTGGACCGGACGTCGAGAATAGGTTAAACTTTGTGCGGCGACTTCGCCATCAAAACTTAGTAAATGTACTAGGCATATTCCGCGATATAAACGCCGTACACAAGGCTTCTGTTACCTTCGAATTCATGCCTGTTGTTATGATCGACCTGTGTGGCCAGGTACATTCATATCTTAATGAGATTAGGCTGGCGGCAATTGTAGGGCAG GTATGCCAGGGTTTAGCTTTCCTTGAGAATGCAGAACTGCAAAACACGGTGATTAGCAAGAGAAGCGTTTTGGGTGACTTGAACGTCAGTGTGAAGATCC GTGTGCAACCTTGGTGTGAGCCATGCTACCATCCTCCGCAGCTGCTAGCATTCGCACAGCATGTCATGTTCCCATGGAAACTACGCCCAAATATGGTAGAAGACGAGACCAAATGGGCAGAGAATTCTTATGCAATGGACTTCTGGAGAAAACTGCCGTGTGCAACCTCCATGGGGGGTGTCGTAAAA CTGATTGATTGCGTTTTGAGCGATGACCGGTGTCGACAACTTTTGATACAAAGATTGCAGCCGGCCATTATGCGAGAGCAGCGGCCGACACTTCAAAATATAAGCCTGAGTACTCCTGCGTCGACACCACGACCTGAACGATTCGTAACAGAGGAGGCTGCGGTGATCGAGAGGTGTGACCCTCCTCTCTGTGAAAAACCGCCGTGTGACAATGCATCACTTCGTGCCAATTCGCCATTAAGTACTCACTGTGGCGATAATGTGCCGGCCAATCTGAATCCGAACGAAGAAGTAGTGCGTGACCGTGGCCAGACGCCCGAGGAAATGAATGCCCCTTCATATCCATCTCCGTCACCAACGCCTAGGCCCCAACGTAGATCCCGCGTTACCGACGGCAAGGACAGCGTTGCCTCGACCGAGCAGCCGGCCCGTAAGCGCCGACGAACGaatgaaaaagaaaaagacacAGAAAGAATGCAagcgtcgtcgtcgtcgtcgtcgtcgtcgtctaTACAACCCCCGCGTAAAGTTCGTGGCCcagggaagaaaaaaaagaaagtcGTCCCAGAATTTCGCACCTTAAAGGAGCCACTGCGACGTCAAATTAGCGAATATACTGAGCAGGATGCCATCCGAGACGTCGGTCGACTGATTGACGCCTTTGTGTCCCAGTCAGTTGAAGAAGCGATGATTGACTCAACGGGCTCTTGGGTGAGCAAAATGAAATGCCACATAGATTTCTGTGACAGACTGCAGGCCAAAGGTAAGGCCTTAACTATTAGGGGCCTGGTCCAGCGTCGATTCAACGTGCTTCTATTGATTGCCGAGTTTCTCCGtctcaagaaagaagagaaggaagggAAGCGATCTGGCGACATTGCATCAGAGATTAAAAAGGGACTATTCCCAAACAAGACCCGTGGGAAGGCGAACTCTGAGTGGGATAACATTTATCGGGAAGGAAAGGTATTGTATGACGCAGTTCAAGAGAATGGATTTGGAGTACTCATCTTTCCACTGTGTGGCGTGACTAAGAAAAG CTTAAATGGCGTTAGCCACCAATCGATGACTGACTTCATCGACTACATAGACAAGTGTCAGCCAAACCTCAAAGAAAGACTTCGCAATCTGTCTTACATTCTGCCCAGATTGATGACTCAGGGGTTGCCACCTGGTGGCTTGGGGGTCGATACGTTGGATCTTGACGGCACGGATGCTATTAATCGCTGTTGCCCATTGCCCCCTGGTGTTGACGCTGCGGAATTGCATACGGCGATGTCCTTTACAGTCATTCCATCCTGGCCGAAGCAAGCAGCCGTTGATGTTGTGTCCTTTCAGGATAACGATTCTCCCACCGACCAGGGAGAACTTCCGTCACAGGTATCTTGGAATTTGCCTTCAGAAGCAAATGGTCTTTATGGCGTTGATTACGACTTGGGCTCCGGAGATACCTTGGATCAACAATTTTTGGCGTAa
- a CDS encoding basic-leucine zipper (bZIP) transcription factor (similar to Metarhizium robertsii ARSEF 23 XP_007817520.1), with protein MAEERVIDPVLLDPERRSLCRFPTSVYDRTTNPLLYPLSGHYSENIPNESIESSAGTKNKLAKQKPATANTAGSFPKTRRQPGREATKANLQLSAEPSAKKSRNHRQRSLERNRVAASKCRKRKKQWTKNLEQKQSCLESIHLQLQAECMNLRKESSQLKNYLISHASCQDANIDGWINSEALKYARNLQSANRLSRNVSTSMNSSSTSAVSVISQESLDLGNEDLESDEYSDEDDDSQGDSEG; from the exons ATGGCAGAAGAAAGAGTCATTGACCCTGTGCTTCTTGATCCTGAGCGGCGTTCCCTTTGTCGGTTTCCGACAAGTGTTTACGATCGGACAACTAATCCGTTGCTCTATCCGTTGTCGGGACATTACTCCGAGAATATTCCCAATGAATCAATAGAATCTAGCGCAGGAACGAAGAACAAATTAGCAAAACAGAAACCAGCTACCGCAAACACGGCCGGCTCCTTCCCAAAAACACGACGGCAGCCGGGACGGGAGGCAACAAAGGCTAACCTTCAGCTAAGTGCGGAGCCTAGCGCGAAGAAGTCAAGGAATCATCGTCAAAGATCTCTCGAAAGAAACCGCGTagcagcttcaaaatgtcgGAAACGCAAGAAGCAGTGGACAAAAAACCTAGAACAGAAGCAATCTTGCCTAGAATCAATCCACCTTCAGCTTCAGGCGGAATGCATGAACCTCCGCAAAGAGTCGTCTCAGCTGAAGAACTACCTGATAAGCCATGCAAGCTGCCAGgatgccaacattgatggTTGGATAAACAGCGAGGCTTTAAAATATGCTCGCAATCTACAATCTGCGAATCGTTTGAGTA GAAATGTCTCAACTTCAATGAATTCATCGAGTACCAGTGCTGTTTCTGTCATATCGCAAGAATCACTAGACCTCGGAAATGAAGACTTGGAAAGTGATGAATATTctgacgaggatgatgactCACAAGGCGATTCGGAGGGCTGA
- a CDS encoding C2H2 finger domain protein (similar to Metarhizium acridum CQMa 102 XP_007809561.1) codes for MTRRAHSSAPSYDSDASYSPEDDDVEDDIFDRNGADRSELETDATDVEDLSLVDEDGCDDIDVDDQVQYFGGNIHPPEYYRHAVESFNESAYETQDYSDGSLLLLDACEEQWRQYCKMLERDPQSCFESISESNALRLLYNFFDWSLNQKIGKDGRKKRGTRKSSSLGTYWKVFRLVHERATGNKLDPKLNRRMHKVLRDLAKKHGLSNEKRANRCMTIDDLKKQIETTISTTKKSFKLGELRILAVLFLLLLAPAGARPTSILRMRFGDIRLVLARDPEGGPHNILIRFTLAFTKTYLGVKDAKTYPVPENLHDPSLLLSPHVFLLGILFRHRAFRAKTLTSPAQLANLDIHPQERELPLPLRDELKETHIFRRAVKNLTGFELSQDKPISYQMVAQWIRRVGEVLGLEYPTIPYSLRYNAANEFDRSADISEALRNLAMGHANSTPFLRHYLGREIGADTWAILRRQKPQQALITQACSVGHSISKRRPTDLTPEQVASVNGDPLIKRLERDLRRHRQGSEKYMELRRELRNEKQRLKRQLKQKIRDEWTAEQAVDDIERQLQGVGFAKGAAADTTVSPQRPAQKRLVEALTAPLGNTLEGQYRRRDNAICAIMAYCVVEEGQTIQRRTPSVESRSTFISEPPVRGPQHMALMSVFVKNEKERPRRCFICVGKALTLAPEDMAVEDLFMGFTCVISTMLKLMGLYFDSVALSVIQYILII; via the exons ATGACACGTCGAGCACACTCTTCCGCTCCATCTTACGACTCAGACGCCTCGTACTCCCctgaggacgatgatgtcgaAGATGACATCTTTGACCGGAATGGTGCCGACCGCTCGGAATTGGAAACAGACGCGACGGATGTCGAAGATTTAAGCcttgttgacgaggatggctGCGACGACATCGACGTCGATGACCAGGTTCAGTACTTCGGAGGAAACATTCATCCTCCGGAGTACTACCGACACGCTGTTGAGAGTTTCAACGAGAGCGCCTACGAAACTCAGGACTACAGTGACGGTAGCTTGCTGCTCCTAGACGCCTGTGAGGAGCAATGGCGCCA ATACTGCAAAATGCTGGAGCGCGACCCTCAAAGCTGTTTTGAGTCTATCTCCGAGTCTAACGCCCTGCGCCTCCTCTATAACTTTTTCGACTGGTCGCTCAATCAGAAAATCGGCAAGGACggaaggaagaaaagaggaACCAGGAAGAGCAGCTCCCTGGGCACGTACTGGAAAGTCTTCCGTCTCGTCCATGAGAGAGCCACGGGAAACAAGCTTGATCCGAAGCTGAATCGGCGTATGCACAAG GTGCTTCGAGATCTCGCCAAAAAACATGGTTTAAGCAACGAGAAACGTGCGAATCGTTGTATGACAATCGACGACCTTAAAAAGCAAATTGAGACGACAATCAGCACAACGAAGAAGTCGTTCAAGCTAGGAGAGCTGCGCATTCTTGCTGTTCTatttctcctcctcctcgcaCCTGCAGGAGCACGCCCTACGTCCATTTTGCGTATGCGGTTTGGAGATATCCGGCTCGTGCTGGCGAGGGACCCAGAAGGCGGGCCACACAACATTCTAATTAGATTCACACTGGCCTTCACGAAGACATATCTTGGGGTCAAAGACGC AAAAACTTACCCGGTCCCTGAGAACTTGCATGATCCTTCCTTGTTACTTAGCCCGCATGTCTTTTTACTCGGCATTTTGTTCCGCCATCGTGCGTTCCGTGCCAAAACCCTCACCTCTCCCGCACAGCTGGCTAATCTCGACATTCACCCGCAAGAGCGAGAGTTGCCTCTGCCGTTGAGGGACGAATTGAAAGAAACACACATATTTCGTCGGGCTGTGAAAAACCTGACTGGCTTTGAGTTATCTCAGGATAAACCCATCTCCTACCAGATGGTTGCACAGTGGATCAGAAGAGTCGGCGAAGTCTTGGGGTTAGAATATCCCACTATTCCCTACAGTTTGCGTTACAACGCGGCAAATGAATTCGACCGGAGCG CCGATATAAGTGAGGCGCTGCGAAATCTTGCCATGGGTCATGCCAACTCGACACCATTCCTGCGCCACTACCTGGGCCGAGAAATTGGCGCAGATACATGGGCTATTCTCCGGCGACAAAAACCACAGCAAGCCTTGATTACGCAGGCCTGCAGCGTCGGTCACTCGATAAGCAAACGACGGCCCACGGACCTCACACCTGAACAAGTAGCATCCGTGAACGGTGATCCCCTAATTAAACGGCTAGAGCGAGACTTGCGACGCCATCGTCAGGGGTCGGAGAAGTACATGGAGCTCCGCCGCGAGTTGCGAAATGAGAAGCAAAGGCTGAAGAGACAGCTGAAGCAGAAAATTCGGGATGAATGGACCGCCGAACAGGCTGTCGACGACATCGAGCGGCAGTTGCAAGGTGTCGGTTTTGCTAAGGGAGCGGCCGCGGACACAACTGTCTCTCCTCAGCGACCAGCTCAAAAACGACTCGTGGAGGCTCTCACTGCTCCCCTTGGCAATACACTCGAGGGTCAATATCGGCGAAGAGACAACGCCATTTGCGCCATCATGGCTTATTGCGTGGTTGAGGAGGGGCAGACCATCCAGCGCCGTACACCCTCTGTCGAGTCCAGGTCGACCTTTATATCTGAACCACCAGTGAGAGGCCCTCAGCACATGGCTCTGATGTCTGTCTTTGTCAAGAATGAGAAGGAGAGACCGAGGAGGTGCTTCATTTGTGTTGGCAAAGCACTCACCCTGGCTCCTGAAGACATGGCTGTGGAGGATCTC TTCATGGGATTCACCTGCGTCATCAGCACCATGTTGAAACTGATGGGGTTGTATTTTGACTCAGTTGCACTTTCTGTTATTCAATACATTTTAATAATTTAG